A genomic window from Candidatus Schekmanbacteria bacterium includes:
- a CDS encoding nitroreductase family protein — MLLSEILKIIKERRSIRRYKPDPIPKDILEKVIEAACWAPSYMDWQNWYYVVVGGEKKKKLFSYLEDSFKKIIECLEEDISEGVKKRTSFFLDVANDAPNIIAVFSDVDLTTTPEALFSVAASVENLLLTAHSLGLGACWVSSALYIAEDLSEFLGIADKELVGLITIGYPNEYPEPSPRKSGRVRWEGVDG, encoded by the coding sequence TGAGATACTGAAAATAATAAAAGAGAGAAGAAGTATACGGCGATATAAGCCCGACCCGATACCTAAGGATATTTTAGAAAAAGTTATTGAAGCTGCCTGTTGGGCTCCTTCATATATGGATTGGCAGAATTGGTATTATGTTGTTGTAGGTGGAGAGAAGAAGAAAAAGCTTTTTTCTTATCTTGAGGACTCATTCAAGAAAATTATAGAATGTCTCGAGGAAGATATTTCGGAAGGAGTCAAAAAAAGAACGAGCTTTTTTCTTGATGTTGCAAATGATGCTCCAAATATAATTGCTGTTTTTTCTGATGTTGACCTCACAACAACACCGGAAGCTCTTTTTTCTGTAGCAGCAAGTGTAGAGAATTTACTCTTGACTGCCCATTCTCTTGGTCTTGGTGCCTGCTGGGTGTCCAGTGCTTTATACATCGCTGAAGATTTGTCAGAATTTCTTGGCATTGCTGATAAAGAGTTGGTTGGTCTCATTACAATCGGTTACCCCAATGAATATCCTGAACCATCACCAAGAAAGTCCGGGCGGGTGCGCTGGGAGGGAGTTGATGGTTGA